The Deltaproteobacteria bacterium genome window below encodes:
- a CDS encoding YHS domain-containing protein, with product MERDPVCGNMIDPASARHLSEYGGKVYRFDSSKCKHDFDSDPAKYISGGGAEKAAKEVREAGRKTAAKSRSFARNVVSGRKSQAADVIGSVSNALHDLSRSLDEKDRHELSRMVDRTAKEADAASSYFRDRDADDIIERIEEFVNDRPGLAIGGALGAGFLAARLIKGDSAWKE from the coding sequence ATGGAAAGAGACCCCGTATGCGGCAACATGATAGACCCGGCATCGGCCAGGCACCTGAGCGAATACGGCGGAAAGGTCTACCGGTTCGACTCCTCCAAATGCAAGCACGATTTCGATTCCGACCCGGCAAAATACATATCCGGCGGCGGAGCCGAAAAAGCGGCAAAAGAGGTCCGCGAAGCCGGCAGGAAGACCGCGGCAAAATCCCGCTCGTTCGCCAGGAACGTCGTCTCCGGCAGGAAATCCCAGGCAGCGGACGTAATCGGGAGCGTATCGAATGCCCTGCACGACCTCTCGAGGTCCCTTGACGAGAAGGACAGGCACGAGCTCTCGCGCATGGTGGATAGGACGGCAAAAGAGGCGGACGCGGCCTCCTCGTATTTCAGGGACAGGGACGCGGACGACATAATCGAGCGGATCGAGGAGTTCGTTAATGACAGGCCAGGGCTCGCCATAGGGGGCGCGCTCGGCGCTGGTTTCCTTGCCGCGCGGCTCATTAAGGGCGACAGCGCCTGGAAAGAATGA
- a CDS encoding metallophosphoesterase, translated as MAKQGSGTSELPIIISPNLGCPVIVSVKDLASGSDLTLIVASRSDGANLAYERLFKDRLFLRISYAETGSEAEIKLTLRGCEEIKEWNRLHDFSDLDETRTIINSELHYKVLGEGTRYWKIKAFPEFQYGEDNKRLLRNRDGRLLPCLYDIVFLNYESGEERVNFHSVQVIEGNPACSFIHATDLHVAKRNDEILDEVLKTKCNRKRDDIRRDYVNFNDNVRSFIRQANRLADSGELDFVVMTGDLVDFSFLGWEGSVNFDENNWRTFENIITGGGREKERTPPNEGLKVALFTSTGNHDWRLYPYDPCIHNTYGIKKDELKNYKYKCYDSEDYPEDERARRSKELAEKLWYSARKISLHRISSFRLSALIAIGTISTVFSSFIDSLPAFIVNDIIVNSILKWNNKVVTTVFAGFLNFAAGATGWLFIIVPLLVWLGAWVSKRWLKRGTDMLAANPLHAGPEALHYYLKRINPYFDYAFSYAGHSFIIMDSGSDAFTARLLDGKESKSLKKLSLKDNIFGGSPDSKGFDSEQKHYNWSQIVWLEKVLYCLKQGRSRTFAFFHSPPINPDEKSFDPMSMRESARSARKWISKRECVMTYGTVNHYLSQFFNLCLGYREAEIPGPKLGLVRKYLNRIFPCSEAHCDTHGLGFFRRKIASLCDSCTKHGGSKNFVGKGVKPIDMVFSGHAHQNIEFRIAKDINHEIRIYHDDYSLEHDPNRPFGWEGNSCIIVQTAACGVPGQKDAAPPYYRHLQVDHAGRIAGFRASNEIAIIF; from the coding sequence ATGGCAAAACAGGGTTCAGGCACATCAGAACTTCCCATCATAATCAGCCCTAATCTGGGGTGTCCCGTTATAGTTTCAGTCAAAGATCTGGCCAGCGGCTCGGATTTAACGCTTATCGTGGCAAGCCGCTCCGATGGTGCCAATCTCGCATATGAGAGGCTGTTCAAAGACAGGCTTTTCCTGAGGATATCTTATGCAGAGACTGGCTCGGAAGCCGAAATAAAATTGACCTTGCGCGGCTGCGAGGAAATAAAGGAGTGGAACCGTCTTCACGATTTCAGCGACCTGGATGAGACGCGGACGATTATCAATAGCGAGCTGCACTACAAGGTACTGGGCGAGGGCACAAGGTATTGGAAGATAAAGGCCTTTCCTGAATTTCAGTACGGAGAAGACAATAAGAGGCTTCTAAGGAATCGTGACGGCAGGCTTCTTCCATGCCTTTATGACATAGTTTTCCTGAATTATGAATCGGGGGAGGAGAGGGTAAATTTCCATTCAGTGCAGGTAATTGAGGGAAACCCGGCCTGCAGTTTCATCCATGCTACAGACCTGCACGTCGCCAAAAGGAATGATGAAATACTGGACGAGGTGCTTAAAACAAAATGCAACAGAAAACGGGATGATATCCGGCGCGATTACGTCAACTTCAACGACAATGTCAGGTCCTTTATACGTCAGGCCAACAGGCTTGCTGATTCCGGCGAGCTTGATTTCGTGGTGATGACAGGGGACCTCGTCGACTTCTCTTTTCTCGGCTGGGAAGGCTCGGTAAACTTCGACGAGAATAATTGGAGGACCTTCGAGAACATAATAACCGGCGGCGGCCGAGAAAAAGAGCGCACGCCGCCGAATGAGGGTTTGAAAGTCGCTCTGTTCACTTCTACGGGCAATCACGATTGGCGGCTCTACCCATATGACCCGTGCATCCATAACACATATGGAATAAAAAAAGACGAGCTCAAGAATTATAAGTACAAGTGCTATGATTCAGAGGATTATCCCGAGGACGAGCGCGCCAGGCGGTCAAAAGAGCTTGCGGAGAAGCTGTGGTACTCGGCAAGGAAAATAAGCCTGCACAGAATTTCGAGCTTCCGTCTGAGTGCTTTAATAGCGATCGGTACAATCAGCACGGTTTTTTCATCCTTCATTGATAGTCTGCCAGCGTTCATAGTGAACGACATCATAGTCAACTCCATATTAAAATGGAATAACAAAGTTGTGACGACGGTATTCGCAGGTTTCCTGAATTTTGCCGCAGGCGCAACCGGATGGCTGTTTATCATTGTACCGCTCCTTGTCTGGCTGGGTGCCTGGGTCTCAAAACGCTGGCTCAAGCGGGGAACTGATATGCTTGCGGCAAACCCGCTGCATGCCGGTCCAGAAGCCCTTCATTATTATCTAAAACGCATAAACCCTTACTTCGATTACGCCTTCTCGTATGCGGGCCATTCCTTTATCATTATGGACTCCGGAAGCGATGCATTTACAGCGCGGCTTCTGGATGGAAAGGAGTCGAAAAGCCTTAAAAAACTGAGTCTAAAAGATAACATTTTCGGTGGTTCGCCGGATTCAAAAGGGTTTGATTCCGAGCAAAAGCATTATAACTGGAGTCAGATCGTCTGGCTTGAAAAGGTGCTGTACTGCCTAAAGCAGGGGAGGTCCAGGACATTTGCTTTTTTCCATTCACCGCCGATAAATCCTGATGAGAAGTCTTTCGACCCCATGAGCATGAGGGAGAGCGCCCGCAGTGCCCGAAAATGGATCTCGAAAAGAGAATGCGTAATGACATACGGCACCGTCAATCATTACCTGAGCCAGTTTTTTAATCTTTGTCTCGGCTACAGGGAGGCGGAGATACCAGGGCCTAAGTTGGGTTTGGTCAGAAAATATTTAAATAGAATATTCCCTTGCAGCGAAGCGCACTGCGATACGCATGGACTCGGGTTCTTTAGAAGAAAAATAGCCAGTCTATGCGATAGTTGTACAAAGCACGGCGGCTCGAAAAACTTTGTCGGCAAAGGCGTAAAACCGATCGATATGGTTTTTTCGGGCCATGCCCACCAGAACATAGAGTTCCGCATAGCAAAGGATATTAACCATGAGATCAGGATATATCACGATGACTACAGCCTAGAGCATGACCCAAACAGGCCTTTCGGCTGGGAAGGGAACAGCTGCATAATCGTCCAGACAGCGGCTTGCGGAGTGCCGGGTCAGAAGGACGCAGCACCACCCTATTACAGGCATTTACAGGTTGATCACGCGGGCAGGATTGCAGGCTTCAGAGCCTCTAACGAGATTGCAATTATTTTCTGA
- a CDS encoding phosphatase PAP2 family protein: protein MNFIDGPIIALINAYSRQSVFFDNLVGWIAINPLLKGGVLATLVWWLWFRHGGSRELGRERVLAALLACFPAIALARGLAAALPMRLRPLHEPGAGFVIPHGVDQSVLDGWSSFPSDHAVLFFTIATGLLYLSRPAGVFALAYSAVLIGLPRVYLGFHYPTDVLAGAAMGIAIGWIVVPYLAGKRSFMSAYSWLDSRPAVFYPLFFLVTYQIADLFSSSRGLLRGVRKLVMIILA, encoded by the coding sequence ATGAATTTTATCGACGGACCCATAATAGCCCTCATAAACGCCTACTCCAGGCAGTCGGTCTTCTTCGACAACCTGGTCGGCTGGATAGCCATTAACCCGCTCCTAAAGGGCGGCGTCCTGGCGACCCTCGTATGGTGGCTGTGGTTCAGGCACGGCGGGTCGCGCGAGCTTGGACGCGAGCGCGTCCTGGCGGCCCTCCTCGCATGTTTCCCGGCCATAGCCCTGGCGAGAGGGCTTGCCGCCGCCCTGCCAATGAGGCTTCGCCCACTGCACGAGCCCGGCGCCGGGTTCGTTATCCCGCACGGAGTGGACCAGAGCGTGCTTGACGGCTGGAGTTCCTTTCCGAGCGACCACGCCGTCCTCTTTTTCACCATCGCTACAGGGCTCCTCTATCTCTCGAGGCCGGCGGGAGTTTTCGCGCTCGCGTATTCCGCCGTATTGATAGGGCTTCCGCGCGTATACCTCGGGTTCCATTACCCGACGGACGTGCTTGCGGGCGCGGCAATGGGGATAGCCATCGGGTGGATAGTTGTGCCGTACCTTGCCGGAAAGCGCTCCTTCATGTCGGCTTACTCATGGCTGGATTCAAGGCCTGCCGTCTTCTACCCGCTCTTTTTCCTCGTCACATACCAGATAGCCGACCTTTTCAGCAGCAGCAGGGGGCTGCTCCGGGGGGTGAGGAAGCTCGTCATGATAATCCTGGCCTGA
- a CDS encoding DUF2325 domain-containing protein, translating to MCIALVGGMDRLSAGYREIAGRHKVSLQHYLRSCPRLERRIGGVDAIIVFSCMASHKIANAARATGRAAGVPVVMCRGCGVSSFEKCLLELSGKGGC from the coding sequence ATGTGCATAGCCCTTGTCGGAGGGATGGATAGACTCAGCGCAGGCTACCGGGAGATAGCAGGCAGGCACAAGGTGAGCCTGCAGCATTACTTGAGGTCCTGCCCGCGCCTTGAAAGGAGGATAGGCGGCGTGGACGCCATAATCGTATTCTCGTGCATGGCGTCGCACAAGATCGCCAACGCCGCAAGGGCCACGGGCAGGGCGGCCGGGGTCCCTGTCGTCATGTGCAGGGGCTGCGGGGTTTCGAGCTTCGAGAAGTGCCTGCTCGAGCTTTCCGGGAAGGGGGGTTGTTAG
- a CDS encoding N-acetylmuramoyl-L-alanine amidase, which yields MYDIRFYSGDYLERQQKANADNCNAYIEHHFNSCTDPKVNYAVVITGANASQTSKNWGRWYASAIAAEFGLPVGGREGIQVGGFNGRGDYNLRFTKMPAILLEPLFASNPVHADIIRSDAGQIKLARILAESIRRFFQDGGRIGFSVGHKYKKSSPNDRGADLVGGGTEADYAEMVLHKAKSLLDEIKEPQQERSIRVINGDKVVWAANIDMDAEVRWDPLRGALFIEGRA from the coding sequence ATGTACGATATCAGATTCTACTCAGGCGACTATCTCGAAAGACAGCAAAAAGCAAATGCGGATAATTGTAATGCCTACATCGAGCATCACTTTAACAGCTGTACCGACCCGAAGGTTAATTACGCGGTCGTTATCACAGGGGCCAATGCATCTCAGACGAGCAAGAATTGGGGGCGATGGTACGCTTCCGCAATTGCTGCCGAGTTTGGGCTTCCCGTGGGCGGCAGAGAAGGCATACAGGTCGGTGGTTTCAACGGCAGGGGCGACTACAATCTGAGGTTCACCAAGATGCCGGCGATATTGCTCGAACCATTGTTTGCCAGCAATCCTGTCCATGCGGATATAATAAGAAGCGATGCGGGCCAGATAAAGCTTGCGCGCATCCTGGCTGAAAGCATACGGCGTTTCTTCCAGGATGGGGGCCGCATAGGGTTTAGCGTTGGCCATAAGTATAAAAAATCAAGTCCCAATGACAGGGGGGCTGATTTGGTCGGCGGCGGCACTGAAGCGGATTACGCTGAGATGGTCTTACATAAGGCAAAGTCGCTCCTTGATGAGATCAAGGAGCCGCAGCAGGAGCGCAGCATAAGAGTAATAAACGGCGATAAGGTCGTCTGGGCAGCCAATATAGATATGGACGCCGAAGTTCGTTGGGACCCGCTGAGGGGGGCTTTATTTATCGAGGGCAGGGCTTAG
- a CDS encoding ATP-binding protein yields the protein MGDNFANLQLALDWLSGVLASRMKVHLGEDEDLEVGPLEFYSDDSALSEFLKTHGPSFEEFLILVLALAPHLRPDFLGKIIAEHLPEGGELPEFGGIRSVNQRGILPTGETALFIIAGNDLGKRLEVQRILSGAHWFAQKQILWVEPVREGEPFMSGRLVLDPEFLEQLTLGPMSRPRFSMEFPAKHIHTELEWGDLVLHPDTLSQIREIQNWITHSGTLLHDWGMGNKIRPGYRALFYGPPGTGKTLTATLLGKYTGRDVYRIDLSRVVSKYIGETEKNLSRLFDKAENKNWILFFDEADALFGRRTDIRDAHDKYANQEIAYLLQRIEGYNCLVILATNQRGNMDEAFIRRFQSIIHFPMPGPEERREIWRKAFPSQIEMAQDIDWQQVSARFELAGASIMNVAQYCALEILAAQTNRLELRRLEAAIMREYIKEGKVV from the coding sequence ATGGGAGATAACTTCGCCAACCTTCAACTGGCCTTAGATTGGCTGTCGGGCGTCCTTGCGAGCCGCATGAAGGTGCATCTCGGTGAGGATGAGGACCTTGAGGTTGGCCCGCTTGAATTCTATAGTGATGATTCAGCGCTGTCTGAATTCCTGAAGACGCACGGACCTTCGTTCGAAGAGTTCCTGATATTGGTCCTCGCTCTGGCGCCGCATCTGAGGCCTGATTTCCTCGGGAAGATCATAGCCGAGCATCTTCCCGAAGGCGGCGAACTTCCGGAATTCGGCGGAATCAGGTCCGTAAATCAGCGCGGCATTCTCCCAACCGGCGAAACCGCGCTGTTCATAATCGCCGGGAACGACCTTGGAAAACGGCTGGAGGTCCAGCGCATATTAAGCGGCGCGCATTGGTTTGCCCAGAAGCAGATACTCTGGGTTGAGCCTGTGCGGGAAGGCGAGCCGTTCATGAGCGGCCGTCTAGTCCTTGACCCGGAATTTCTAGAGCAGCTTACCTTGGGCCCGATGAGCAGGCCCCGGTTCAGCATGGAGTTTCCGGCGAAGCACATACATACGGAACTGGAATGGGGCGATCTGGTCCTCCACCCGGACACGCTATCTCAGATACGCGAGATCCAAAACTGGATCACCCACAGCGGTACTCTCCTGCACGACTGGGGCATGGGCAACAAGATTAGGCCTGGTTACCGAGCGCTGTTTTACGGACCGCCGGGCACAGGAAAGACGCTTACAGCTACTCTGCTTGGCAAGTACACCGGAAGGGACGTCTACCGGATCGACCTGTCCAGGGTGGTATCGAAATACATTGGAGAGACCGAGAAAAACCTTTCGAGGTTGTTCGATAAGGCCGAGAACAAGAACTGGATATTGTTTTTCGACGAGGCCGATGCCCTCTTCGGAAGGAGAACGGATATACGCGACGCCCATGACAAGTACGCCAACCAGGAAATCGCGTACCTTCTGCAGCGAATCGAGGGTTATAACTGCCTTGTGATATTGGCCACCAATCAACGCGGCAATATGGACGAAGCTTTTATCAGGCGTTTCCAGAGCATCATTCATTTTCCGATGCCTGGCCCGGAAGAAAGGCGCGAGATATGGCGTAAAGCATTTCCTTCTCAGATCGAGATGGCCCAGGACATAGATTGGCAACAGGTTTCGGCGCGCTTCGAGCTCGCCGGCGCTAGCATAATGAATGTTGCCCAATATTGCGCCCTGGAGATATTGGCCGCTCAAACGAATCGCCTTGAATTAAGGCGGCTTGAAGCCGCTATCATGCGCGAATACATAAAAGAGGGAAAAGTCGTGTAA
- a CDS encoding alpha-amylase, with protein sequence MKLLPLEKLGTRELENGVVQFGIFLPWVTPGNGHRLWVKIIHENDQFIQDIQPLQFEMSHAPDPEYGDYWSVQVTITPDSKPVEKSAWGRPGRYVYRYFLENPNATSARGREIDWIIDPFAREFGVGKLSAFTLGYEHHKWHDNEIRWKTPRVDNLVLYELIISEFGGDVERTIAHLDYLRDLGVNCIQLMPVSNVANQVDWGYLPIGYFGVDERFGKRRDMQRLIEEAHRKDMAVLIDSVYGHTSEHFPYSYVYKRLGYEENPFIGHFAKDYYGESTDFRRGFTRDFFYTVNYHWLDCYHVDGFRYDCVPDWWDGPLGSGYAALTYETYKTVQGREGEGHWLTHWQRFFSEEGINLVQCAEQLEKPREIVEGTYSNCTWQNETLGAAEDVTRGSTEALRSLGFQFGLMGYPDAVTYNGDRIRKSAVQYIENHDHARFICNFKTFFNGNELLAEGDRSMWYKVQPYLIGLLTAKGIPMLWQGQEFGENYYVPDQGWGRVALFRPMRWEYFYDEVGKNMVALVRKLLDLRRRSAQFRSGEHFFYNDDQYISKGVLLFSRKTDGVFSLTALNFSDQDQEVSFPFPVSGNYIEELHGREGADVNLWNIQANENIRLPIPGNYGRVWTIGQ encoded by the coding sequence ATGAAACTACTTCCTCTTGAGAAGCTCGGGACCAGGGAACTGGAGAACGGGGTGGTCCAGTTCGGAATATTCCTCCCCTGGGTCACGCCGGGGAACGGGCACAGGTTGTGGGTAAAGATCATCCATGAAAACGACCAGTTCATTCAGGATATACAGCCTCTCCAGTTCGAGATGAGCCACGCGCCTGACCCGGAGTACGGGGACTACTGGTCCGTCCAGGTCACGATAACGCCGGATTCAAAGCCGGTCGAGAAGTCGGCGTGGGGCAGGCCCGGCCGCTATGTCTACAGGTACTTCCTCGAAAACCCGAACGCAACTTCCGCGCGCGGCCGCGAGATAGACTGGATAATCGACCCCTTTGCGAGGGAGTTCGGGGTCGGGAAGCTCTCGGCGTTCACCCTCGGGTACGAACACCACAAGTGGCACGACAACGAGATACGCTGGAAGACGCCGAGGGTCGATAACCTCGTCCTCTACGAGCTCATAATAAGCGAGTTCGGCGGCGACGTCGAAAGGACCATAGCCCATCTCGATTACCTCCGGGACCTTGGAGTAAACTGCATACAGCTCATGCCGGTATCGAACGTCGCCAACCAGGTGGACTGGGGCTACCTCCCTATAGGCTATTTCGGGGTCGACGAGAGGTTCGGGAAGAGAAGGGACATGCAGAGGCTCATAGAGGAGGCGCACAGGAAGGACATGGCGGTCCTCATCGACTCCGTTTACGGGCACACGAGCGAGCACTTCCCGTACTCGTACGTATACAAGAGGCTCGGGTACGAGGAGAACCCGTTCATAGGGCACTTCGCGAAGGACTACTACGGCGAGAGCACGGATTTCAGGCGCGGCTTCACCAGGGATTTCTTCTACACCGTGAACTACCACTGGCTCGACTGCTACCATGTGGACGGCTTCCGCTACGACTGCGTGCCCGACTGGTGGGACGGGCCGCTCGGGAGCGGCTATGCTGCCCTGACCTACGAGACCTATAAGACCGTGCAGGGCAGGGAGGGCGAGGGGCACTGGCTGACCCATTGGCAGAGGTTTTTCTCCGAGGAAGGGATAAACCTCGTGCAGTGCGCCGAGCAGCTCGAAAAGCCCAGGGAGATAGTCGAGGGTACCTATTCCAACTGCACCTGGCAGAACGAGACCCTCGGCGCGGCAGAGGACGTGACGCGCGGGAGCACCGAGGCCCTCCGGAGCCTAGGTTTCCAGTTCGGATTAATGGGCTACCCGGACGCCGTCACCTATAACGGCGACAGGATAAGAAAGAGCGCGGTGCAATATATCGAGAACCACGACCATGCCCGCTTCATCTGCAACTTCAAGACCTTCTTCAACGGAAACGAGCTCCTTGCCGAGGGCGACCGCTCCATGTGGTACAAGGTGCAGCCCTACCTCATCGGCCTTTTGACGGCAAAGGGCATTCCCATGCTCTGGCAGGGGCAGGAGTTCGGCGAGAACTACTACGTGCCCGACCAGGGATGGGGCAGGGTTGCGCTCTTCAGGCCCATGCGCTGGGAGTATTTCTACGACGAGGTCGGCAAGAACATGGTCGCGCTCGTAAGGAAGCTCCTCGACCTTCGAAGGAGAAGCGCCCAATTCAGGAGCGGCGAGCATTTCTTTTACAACGACGACCAGTACATATCGAAGGGCGTCCTCCTCTTTTCAAGGAAGACGGACGGGGTCTTCAGCCTTACCGCGCTCAATTTCAGCGACCAGGACCAGGAGGTCTCTTTTCCTTTCCCGGTAAGCGGCAATTATATAGAGGAGCTCCACGGCAGGGAAGGGGCTGACGTGAACCTCTGGAACATCCAGGCCAATGAGAACATAAGGCTCCCGATACCGGGCAATTACGGTAGGGTATGGACGATTGGGCAGTAA
- a CDS encoding phage holin family protein, with protein sequence MAYVRKDERTLGELFSDLSDQIQDMVRKEFLLARNEMASKVSRGAEDARSAAIGGVLMHTGALAVAAAVILLLGLIIPLWLSALLVGLGAAWFGYGLVQKGISDLKRIDITPHQTVSTLKENRQWLRRKAH encoded by the coding sequence ATGGCTTACGTCAGGAAAGATGAGCGGACGCTCGGGGAATTGTTCTCCGACCTCTCCGATCAGATACAGGACATGGTAAGGAAAGAGTTCCTGCTTGCCAGGAACGAGATGGCTTCCAAGGTCTCCCGCGGCGCCGAGGATGCAAGGAGCGCCGCCATAGGCGGGGTGTTGATGCACACGGGCGCGCTTGCGGTGGCGGCCGCCGTGATACTTCTCCTCGGCCTCATAATACCGCTCTGGCTTTCAGCGCTCCTCGTAGGGCTTGGGGCGGCCTGGTTCGGGTACGGCCTCGTGCAAAAAGGCATTTCGGACCTTAAGCGGATCGACATAACGCCCCACCAAACCGTATCTACACTAAAGGAGAACAGACAATGGCTGAGAAGAAAAGCGCATTGA
- a CDS encoding ferritin-like domain-containing protein, giving the protein MENKEIAKELISLCKIDIDAVHAYNQALRHLDIAGVKNEIESFRGDHERHIKELSDAIRTFGEKPPEFSKDFKGYLLDAFTRVRSLTGAEGALKALKGGEEMTNRNYSNAVKMDFPTPLKSLIEKNYRDEQRHLNYIEQAIRDQVWKKAA; this is encoded by the coding sequence ATGGAGAACAAGGAAATTGCGAAGGAGCTCATTTCTCTTTGCAAGATAGACATCGACGCGGTGCACGCATATAACCAGGCCTTGCGGCATCTCGATATAGCTGGCGTCAAGAACGAGATAGAGTCGTTCAGGGGCGACCACGAAAGGCATATCAAGGAACTCTCGGACGCAATCCGCACATTCGGCGAGAAGCCTCCGGAGTTCTCAAAGGACTTCAAGGGGTATCTGCTTGACGCGTTCACCCGTGTGCGGAGCCTTACAGGGGCCGAGGGCGCTCTCAAGGCGCTCAAGGGCGGCGAGGAAATGACCAACAGGAACTACTCTAACGCCGTTAAGATGGATTTTCCTACGCCCCTAAAGTCCCTTATTGAAAAGAACTACAGGGACGAGCAGCGGCACTTGAATTACATAGAGCAGGCCATCAGGGACCAGGTCTGGAAAAAGGCGGCCTGA